DNA from Kitasatospora herbaricolor:
GGCGCCCGTGCTCCCGCGCCCGTCCGATTTTTTTTGTGATGCCTCCGAAGCAGCCGCGCTCGTGCAATCTGGCGCATACTGAGGAGGATGACGAAATCTGCAGCACTCCGCCGCCCCCTGCCTACGAGCCCCTTCAAGGCCCCGATCGAGGCTCCGCGCAAGTACTTCGCCGTCGGCGACCGCGTCACCCACGACAGGTACGGCCTCGGCACGGCCATCGGTGTCGAGGACGACGTCGCGGTACTCGTCGACTTCGGATCGCGTCAGGAACGGATCACCCAGCCGTACACCGCGATGTTCAAGCTCTGACCCTGCTGTCCGTCCACCGCCCGGGGTGCCCGGCCCCGCGCGGTGGACGGACCCGTGGCAGGACTCGATCCACCCACGCGTTCACACGACCGTGCGCCCTGCCCGCCGTCGCGAGCCGCGTCGCGCCCGGGTGACGGGCCGACAGCCGGACCGCCACGGCCCGCGATCCCGCCGCAGGGACGCCCGAGGGGGCGCACCGCCGCGCCCGGGCGCGGGTGCGCCTGCCGGATGAGCTGGACCGGCCGATCCGCCGCGGCCCGGCACCCTCCACCGCCCACGCGCCGATCGGGTGACCGCCGCCCCGATCGGCCACCGCGCCCCAGTCCGGCCGTGCGGTCACCCGGTCGCCTCGCCGGCTGCCGGTCGGAGCAGGGCCCGCACGTCGGGGACGGAGAGCAGTTGCACGCCGATGCCGGTCGCTTCGCCGAGCCCCTGCTCGCCCGGCCTGCGCATTGTCCCCGGCACGGCGGCCCCCGGTGTCGGCCGGCTCCGAGGCTCCGGCCACGACGGCTCCCGGCCTGCGCGACCGGGCAGCCACGGGCGGGAAGGCGCCGCACGGGCATCGCTGACGATCGCTCAGGAAGTCACTGTGTACGCCGCGTTACGGTCGTATGGCGGGTTGACCGGGTGCTCTACCGGCCGGTACGGCGGCGGTACTAGCGTTCGCGTGCGCCCCGACCCGGGATGCGCCGACCACCCCCACCCCGCCCCAAGGAAGAGGCTCAGGTGCCCCCAGCTCCTGTCCCGCTCCGCCGGCCGCGCCGCCGCCTGCGCTCGGCCGCCGTCGCGGCCCTGACCGCCGCCGCCCTGCTGCTGAGCGCCGCAGCGGCCACGCCCGCCGCCCCGGCGGCCGGCCCGGCCCCGGCCCCCGGCGACCCCTGCCTCGGCCAGTGCCAGGACATCCTCACCGCAGGCGAGAACGGTCACGCCACCCTCGCCGGGATCCTGCTGCACCAGAGCGTCGGCACCCGGCCCGCGCACTCCGCCGACCAGGTCGAGCGGTACGACAACCTGCTGCACGACTACTCCGGGCTGACGGACGACCAGCTCGCCGCGTACTTCAACGACGCCTCGTTCGGGGTGCCGGCCGGTCAGAGCGAGAGCACCCTCGCCCCGCGGCCCGGCGTCACCATCACCCGCGACAAGGCCACCGGCACCCCGCACATCAAGGGCACCACCCGCGCGGACACCGAGTTCGGCGCCGGCTACGCCGCCGGACAGGACCGCCTCTGGCTGATCGACGTGCTGCGCCACGTCGGGCGCGGGCGGCTCTCGTCCTTCGCCGGCGGCGCGGCCGGCAACCGTGCGCTGGAGCAGAGCCTGTGGGCCGTCGCCCCGTACACCGAGGCCGACCTCCAGCAGCAGCTGGACCGGGTGCGCGCCGCCGGCGCCCGCGGCGCCCAGGCCTACCAGGACATCCAGGACTACGTCGCCGGCCTCAACGCCTTCGCCACGGCGGACGTCGCCGCCGACACCTACCCGGGCGAGTACGTGCTCACCGGCCACGGCTCCACCATCCAGCCCTTCACCGCCACCGACGTGGTCGCCGTCTCCTCGGTGATCGGCGCGATCTTCGGCGGCGGAGGTGGCGGCGAGGTGGAGAACACCCTGGCCCGGATCGCCCTGCGCCAGCGCCTCGGCACCGCCGAGGGCGACCGCGCCTACGCCGCCTGGCGGTCCGGCGACGACCCCGAGGCGACCGCCACCGTGCACGACGGCACGACGTTCCCCTACGCCGCCTCGCCCGCGAACCCCGTGGGCAGCGCGCTCCCCGACGCGGGCTCGGTCGCGGCCTTCGCCCACGCCCGGAGCGGTACCGGGACCGGTGCGACGCCGGCCCCCGTCGCCGCCACGGTCTCCGCCTCCGCCGCCACCGCGGACCCGGCCGCCGAGGGCGTGCTCCCCGCCGACCTCATCACCGCCAGGAAGGGCATGTCCAACGCCCTGCTGGTCTCCGGCGCGCACACCGCCTCCGGCCACCCGGTCGCCGTCTTCGGCCCGCAGACCGGTTACTACGCCCCGCAGATCCTGATGGTGCAGGAACTCGACGGGCCCGGTCTGCGCAGTCGCGGCGCCTCCTTCCCCGGCCTGAGCTTCTACGTCGAGATCGGCCGCGGCGCGGACTACGCCTGGAGCGCCACCTCCGCCAACCAGGACATCACCGACACCTTCGCCGTCGACCTGTGCGAGCCGTCCGGGTCCGCCGCGACGACCGCCTCCCGCAGCTATCTGCTCGACGGCGTCTGCACCCCCTTCGAGTCGCTCCTCCAGCACAACGCCTGGGCCCCGACCACCGCCGACTCCACCGCCGTCGGCGCGTACGACCTGGAGACGCTGCGCTCCGCCTACGGCCTGGTCACACACACCGGTACCGTCGCCGGCCGTCCGGTCGCCTTCACCGCGCTGCGTGCCACCTACCGGCACGACCTGGACCCGGTGATCGGCTTCCAGGAGTTCAACGACCCGTCGGCGGTCACCTCCGCGGCGACCTTCCAGCAGGCGGCGCAGCACGTCGGCTACACCTTCAACTGGTTCTACGCCGACGCGGACCACACCGCCTACTACAACTCCGGCACCGACCCCGTGCGCGCGGCCGGTACGGATCCCGACCTGCCGATCCTGGCCGGCCCCGGGTACACCTGGCAGGGCTGGGACCGCGCCGGGAACACCTCGGCCGTCGAACCGCCGGCCCGGCACCCGCAGTCGGTCGACCAGGACTACTACGTCAGCTGGAACAACAAGCAGGCGCCGGGCTTCACCTCCGCCTGGGGCAACGGCGCCGTGCACCGCGCCGACCTGCTCGACGAACGGGTCTCCGCCCTCGTCGCACGCGGCAAGGTCACCCGTGCGGATCTGGTCACCGCGATGGAGGACGCCGCCGCCGTGGACCTCCGGGCCGACCAGGTGCTGCCGGAGCTGCTGGCCGTCCTCGACTCCGCGCCGGTCACCGACCCGGCGCAGGCCGCCGCCGTCGCGAAGCTCCGGGCCTGGCAGGCTTCGGGCTCCCACCGGCGCGAGGCGCACAAGGGCGACGGCGTGTACGCGGACGCCGAGGCGGTCCGGATCCTCGACGCCTGGTGGCCGCTGCTGGTGGAGGGCGAGTTCCGGCCCGGGCTCGGCGACGGCGCCTACCGTGC
Protein-coding regions in this window:
- a CDS encoding penicillin acylase family protein, with the translated sequence MPPAPVPLRRPRRRLRSAAVAALTAAALLLSAAAATPAAPAAGPAPAPGDPCLGQCQDILTAGENGHATLAGILLHQSVGTRPAHSADQVERYDNLLHDYSGLTDDQLAAYFNDASFGVPAGQSESTLAPRPGVTITRDKATGTPHIKGTTRADTEFGAGYAAGQDRLWLIDVLRHVGRGRLSSFAGGAAGNRALEQSLWAVAPYTEADLQQQLDRVRAAGARGAQAYQDIQDYVAGLNAFATADVAADTYPGEYVLTGHGSTIQPFTATDVVAVSSVIGAIFGGGGGGEVENTLARIALRQRLGTAEGDRAYAAWRSGDDPEATATVHDGTTFPYAASPANPVGSALPDAGSVAAFAHARSGTGTGATPAPVAATVSASAATADPAAEGVLPADLITARKGMSNALLVSGAHTASGHPVAVFGPQTGYYAPQILMVQELDGPGLRSRGASFPGLSFYVEIGRGADYAWSATSANQDITDTFAVDLCEPSGSAATTASRSYLLDGVCTPFESLLQHNAWAPTTADSTAVGAYDLETLRSAYGLVTHTGTVAGRPVAFTALRATYRHDLDPVIGFQEFNDPSAVTSAATFQQAAQHVGYTFNWFYADADHTAYYNSGTDPVRAAGTDPDLPILAGPGYTWQGWDRAGNTSAVEPPARHPQSVDQDYYVSWNNKQAPGFTSAWGNGAVHRADLLDERVSALVARGKVTRADLVTAMEDAAAVDLRADQVLPELLAVLDSAPVTDPAQAAAVAKLRAWQASGSHRREAHKGDGVYADAEAVRILDAWWPLLVEGEFRPGLGDGAYRALTAVAPVNESPSGGQQGSGGGGSTIAAGEAHKGSAFQHGWWSYVDKDLRSVLGRPVRGPLDRSYCGSGSLQACRQVLLDTLTAAAATPAATTYPADKYCGAGEQLCADSIVHRAMGGITVPRIAWQNRPTYQQVVEFPARRGDDLANLATGAEATASDYQDAVVVAYPPRQAVDGNTGTRWASKTVATAWISVDLGAVRKVGRTVLDWSDQYAKSYRIEVSTDGAGWRTVYSATGAGGGLENRSFPPVDARHVRLTLLERGTDNRYSLDEIGLYAR